From the genome of Bacteroides sp. MSB163, one region includes:
- a CDS encoding TonB-dependent receptor, translating into MKYIFLLISLFTFNFLQAQVTGVVKDAAGEPIPGANVFWMNTTNGVTTNEDGNFSIHKPARSHMLVVSFIGFENDTIHVDKGNQQLDIVLREGVELSEVNVVTRKLGTMKLRTSVMNEDMISSAELTRAACCNLGESFVTNPSVDVSYSDAATGAKQIKLLGLSGTYVQMMTENIPNFRGAAAPYGLGYVPGPWMQSIQVSKGSSSVKNGYESITGQINVEFKKPQLPEADWVSANLFASSTNRYEANADATVKLSKRWSTSLLAHYENETKSHDSNDDGFVDIPRVEQYNVWNRWAYMGDHYVFQAGIKALHETRNSGQIAHGNTPSHDLYEIGIKTNRYEAFTKNAYIFDKEKNTNLALILQGTLHNQDANYGRKLYDVDQSNFYASLLFETELSKQHSLSAGLSFNYDGYDLNYRLTNQAEEGLTKKFVKESVPGAYVQYTFNLNDQLMLMGGIRGDYSSEYGFFVTPRAHVKYNPNEYLHFRVSAGKGYRTNHVLAENNYLLASSRKMKIASHLDQEEAWNYGASVSTYIPLFGKTLNVNTEYYYTDFLKQVVVDMDSNPHEVAFYNLDGRSYSHVFQVEANYPLFKGFTLTAAYRLTDAKTTYNGKLMEKPLTGKYKGLLTASYQTPLGLWQFDATLQLNGGGRMPDPYELSDGSLSWERRYGSFQQLSAQVTRYFRRWSVYIGGENLTNFKQKNPIIDASNPWGENFDATMVWGPMHGAKAYIGLRFNLARN; encoded by the coding sequence ATGAAATATATATTCTTATTAATTTCACTTTTTACTTTTAATTTTTTGCAGGCGCAAGTAACAGGTGTCGTAAAAGATGCTGCCGGAGAACCTATTCCGGGAGCGAATGTGTTTTGGATGAATACAACCAATGGAGTAACTACCAATGAAGACGGTAACTTTTCCATTCATAAACCTGCTCGTAGCCACATGCTTGTGGTTAGTTTTATTGGTTTTGAGAATGACACGATACATGTAGACAAAGGAAACCAACAACTTGATATTGTTCTCCGTGAAGGAGTGGAACTGAGTGAAGTAAATGTAGTGACCCGCAAACTGGGAACTATGAAACTGCGTACCAGTGTGATGAATGAAGATATGATCAGTAGTGCCGAACTGACACGTGCGGCTTGCTGTAATCTGGGAGAGAGCTTTGTGACGAATCCTTCCGTGGATGTCAGCTACTCGGATGCAGCTACGGGAGCCAAACAAATTAAGCTGTTAGGACTTTCCGGTACGTATGTGCAGATGATGACCGAGAATATCCCCAATTTCCGGGGAGCGGCAGCTCCTTATGGTTTAGGATACGTACCCGGGCCGTGGATGCAGAGTATACAGGTCAGCAAAGGAAGTTCGTCCGTGAAAAATGGATATGAGTCCATAACCGGACAGATCAATGTAGAATTCAAGAAGCCTCAATTGCCGGAAGCGGATTGGGTGTCGGCAAATCTCTTTGCCAGTAGTACGAACCGCTACGAAGCCAATGCGGATGCTACGGTAAAATTGTCGAAGCGGTGGAGCACTTCTTTGTTGGCACATTATGAGAATGAGACGAAATCTCATGACTCTAATGATGATGGTTTTGTGGATATACCTCGTGTGGAGCAATATAATGTCTGGAACCGATGGGCATATATGGGTGACCACTATGTATTCCAGGCAGGTATAAAGGCGTTGCATGAAACTCGAAACAGCGGTCAGATTGCACATGGAAATACTCCTTCGCATGACCTGTATGAAATAGGTATCAAAACAAATCGTTACGAAGCGTTCACGAAGAATGCTTATATCTTCGACAAAGAGAAGAATACGAATCTTGCTTTGATTTTACAGGGAACGTTGCATAATCAGGATGCCAATTACGGGCGTAAACTGTATGATGTGGATCAGAGTAATTTTTATGCTTCGCTGCTGTTTGAAACGGAGCTCAGCAAACAGCATAGCCTGTCTGCCGGATTAAGTTTCAACTATGACGGCTACGATCTGAACTATCGGCTGACGAATCAGGCAGAAGAAGGGCTGACGAAGAAATTTGTGAAGGAGTCTGTTCCGGGAGCTTATGTCCAATATACATTCAATCTGAACGATCAGTTGATGCTGATGGGGGGTATTCGGGGAGATTACAGTAGTGAATACGGCTTTTTTGTGACACCGCGTGCCCACGTCAAGTATAATCCGAATGAATATCTGCACTTCCGCGTGTCTGCCGGCAAGGGATATCGTACGAATCATGTATTGGCGGAGAATAACTATCTTCTGGCAAGTAGCCGCAAGATGAAGATTGCTTCTCATTTGGATCAGGAGGAAGCGTGGAATTACGGTGCGAGTGTTTCGACTTATATTCCCCTTTTCGGTAAGACGCTGAATGTGAATACAGAATATTACTATACGGATTTTCTGAAACAGGTAGTAGTGGATATGGACAGCAATCCGCATGAAGTGGCTTTTTACAATCTGGATGGGCGTTCTTATTCGCACGTATTCCAGGTAGAAGCCAATTATCCGTTGTTTAAAGGCTTCACTCTGACGGCAGCTTACCGTCTGACGGATGCGAAAACTACCTATAATGGTAAATTGATGGAGAAGCCGCTTACTGGTAAGTATAAAGGCTTGTTGACCGCTTCTTATCAGACTCCTCTGGGCTTGTGGCAATTTGATGCTACCTTACAGTTGAATGGTGGTGGAAGAATGCCCGATCCTTACGAACTATCCGACGGAAGTCTTTCGTGGGAACGTCGCTACGGTAGTTTCCAGCAACTCAGTGCACAGGTGACGCGCTATTTCCGTCGCTGGTCTGTTTATATCGGTGGTGAGAACCTGACGAACTTTAAGCAGAAGAATCCGATAATCGATGCGTCTAATCCGTGGGGAGAAAACTTTGATGCCACTATGGTGTGGGGGCCGATGCATGGGGCGAAAGCGTATATCGGGCTGAGATTTAATCTGGCAAGAAACTAG
- a CDS encoding DUF3298 and DUF4163 domain-containing protein: MKKQYVSLLVILLAASGFLFSCGNTVNKSAGALEFDSIQVNEVAHLFGDTAKPGCNIIINFAYANQSSDEKLKDSLNTYFLSACFGDKYMTLKPEEAVKLYKETYIKDYLKDLEPMYAKDEAEKEDSASILAWYSYYKGIESHVQYYKKHLLVYRIDYNEYTGGAHGIYMSTFLNMDLRTLSPIRLDDIFVGEYQEALTDLLWNQLMADNKVTTRQEVEDMGYTSTGDLEPTENFYLSPKGITFYYNIYEIAPYVMGPVEITLPYEIMSHLLSDDTMALNEIRNEN; this comes from the coding sequence ATGAAAAAGCAATATGTCAGCCTACTTGTCATTCTACTTGCGGCAAGTGGCTTTTTATTTTCTTGCGGTAACACCGTGAACAAAAGCGCGGGTGCGCTGGAGTTCGACAGTATACAGGTAAATGAAGTAGCCCACCTCTTCGGAGACACTGCGAAGCCCGGCTGCAACATCATCATCAACTTTGCATACGCTAATCAGTCGTCCGACGAAAAGCTGAAAGACAGTCTGAACACCTATTTCCTTTCAGCCTGTTTCGGAGATAAATACATGACTCTGAAACCTGAAGAGGCGGTAAAGCTTTACAAGGAAACCTATATCAAGGATTACCTGAAAGATTTGGAACCGATGTATGCCAAAGATGAAGCTGAAAAGGAGGACTCTGCTTCAATATTAGCTTGGTATTCTTATTATAAAGGTATTGAAAGCCACGTGCAGTATTATAAAAAACATCTGCTGGTTTATCGCATCGACTACAATGAATATACCGGAGGCGCACATGGTATTTATATGTCTACTTTCCTGAATATGGACCTGCGCACCTTGAGCCCGATACGTCTGGATGATATTTTTGTAGGAGAATATCAGGAAGCTCTCACCGATTTATTATGGAACCAGCTCATGGCAGACAATAAAGTTACTACACGCCAGGAAGTGGAGGATATGGGCTATACAAGTACAGGAGACCTGGAACCGACTGAGAACTTCTACCTAAGCCCCAAAGGTATCACCTTCTATTATAACATTTATGAAATTGCTCCTTATGTGATGGGCCCGGTAGAAATTACCTTGCCTTATGAGATCATGTCACATCTGCTGAGTGATGATACTATGGCATTGAACGAAATAAGAAACGAGAACTAA